Proteins found in one Alteromonas macleodii genomic segment:
- a CDS encoding nuclear transport factor 2 family protein, translating into MSETSIAKTVYWQPLHDMLDPARSKTQTLAGFDEEFVDLADYILRITHRIWEQKNIGACYDYYADYCPVHTLGGYADSVDVVVQNTLKTIAAFPDRSLIGEDVIYREEANDVYYSSHRITSIMTNKGPSEFGAPTGKTGRVTTIADCMCRDNKIFYEWLMRDNSFLIAQLGIELDDAAAFQAKFPVSSTFTQWLNEEYARTCANEASRWEALPEQDKPWGDFAKSWADQIFNKRMFNKLSDFYKPNASVQWPGGRQATGNAAIGGMFIKYLASCPDANMVVDHICVTHYDDNRVNIALRWGLAGHYNATQSKYAQFNQQPHYILGATHFEIEDGVIAKEFTVFDEVAALANLMRKLPQATEA; encoded by the coding sequence ATGAGCGAAACATCCATAGCAAAAACGGTGTATTGGCAGCCTCTGCATGACATGCTGGACCCTGCACGAAGTAAAACGCAAACCTTAGCGGGTTTCGATGAAGAGTTTGTCGACTTAGCAGACTATATTTTGCGCATTACCCATCGTATTTGGGAGCAGAAAAATATTGGCGCTTGCTACGATTATTATGCTGACTACTGCCCGGTACATACGCTTGGCGGTTATGCCGACAGTGTTGATGTGGTGGTTCAAAATACGTTAAAAACCATTGCCGCCTTCCCTGACAGGTCGCTTATAGGTGAAGACGTTATTTACCGTGAAGAAGCCAACGATGTGTATTATTCGTCGCACCGTATCACCAGTATTATGACCAATAAGGGCCCCTCTGAATTTGGCGCGCCAACAGGCAAAACCGGGCGTGTAACCACCATTGCAGACTGCATGTGCAGAGACAATAAGATTTTTTACGAATGGCTAATGCGAGACAATAGCTTTCTTATCGCTCAGCTTGGTATTGAGCTAGACGATGCTGCAGCGTTTCAAGCCAAGTTTCCTGTTTCGAGCACGTTTACCCAATGGCTAAATGAAGAGTACGCACGAACATGTGCTAACGAGGCATCGCGCTGGGAAGCATTGCCAGAACAAGACAAGCCGTGGGGCGACTTTGCCAAATCATGGGCCGACCAAATCTTCAATAAGCGCATGTTCAATAAGCTCTCTGACTTTTATAAACCTAATGCGTCAGTGCAGTGGCCGGGCGGACGCCAAGCCACTGGCAATGCAGCTATTGGCGGCATGTTCATTAAGTACTTGGCCAGTTGCCCAGACGCCAACATGGTAGTAGATCACATTTGCGTTACCCATTACGACGACAATCGCGTGAACATTGCGCTTAGGTGGGGACTGGCAGGTCATTACAATGCTACACAAAGCAAATATGCGCAGTTTAATCAGCAACCCCATTACATTTTAGGTGCAACTCATTTTGAGATTGAAGACGGTGTAATAGCCAAGGAGTTTACGGTGTTTGACGAAGTAGCAGCGTTGGCAAACCTTATGCGCAAACTACCACAAGCGACGGAGGCATAA